The proteins below are encoded in one region of Halalkalicoccus jeotgali B3:
- a CDS encoding SDR family NAD(P)-dependent oxidoreductase, with the protein MSGRFEVDGQVAIVTGASSGIGRAIAERFAEGGASVVVCSREQGNVDPVAEGIEDAGGEALAVECDVTDRDAVEALVEATVEEFGGLDCLVNNAGASFMAGFDDISENGWETIVDINLTGTYHCTQAAGEHLKQAGGTVINLASVAGQRGSPYMSHYGAAKAGIINLTTTLSAEWAGDDVRVNCIAPGFVATPGVESQMGVSADEIDRASVERRIGLSEEIADIAQFLASPASSYVIGETITAGGVPRVEETPEV; encoded by the coding sequence ATGAGCGGGCGGTTCGAGGTCGACGGGCAGGTCGCGATCGTGACGGGGGCATCGAGCGGGATCGGTCGGGCGATCGCCGAGCGTTTCGCCGAGGGTGGGGCAAGCGTCGTCGTCTGCTCGCGCGAACAGGGAAACGTCGACCCGGTTGCCGAGGGGATCGAGGACGCGGGCGGCGAGGCGCTGGCCGTCGAGTGCGACGTGACCGACAGGGACGCCGTCGAGGCGCTGGTCGAAGCGACTGTCGAGGAGTTCGGCGGACTCGACTGCCTCGTCAACAACGCGGGCGCGAGTTTCATGGCCGGATTCGACGACATCAGCGAGAACGGCTGGGAGACTATCGTCGATATCAACCTCACCGGTACCTACCACTGCACGCAGGCGGCCGGCGAGCATCTCAAACAGGCCGGCGGGACGGTGATCAACCTCGCGTCGGTAGCGGGCCAACGGGGCTCGCCGTATATGAGCCACTACGGTGCGGCGAAAGCGGGGATCATCAACCTCACGACGACCCTCTCGGCGGAATGGGCTGGCGACGACGTCAGAGTCAACTGCATCGCGCCGGGGTTCGTCGCGACGCCGGGCGTCGAGTCCCAGATGGGCGTTTCGGCCGACGAGATCGACCGCGCGTCGGTCGAGCGCCGGATCGGTCTCTCCGAGGAGATCGCCGATATCGCCCAGTTTCTTGCGAGCCCCGCCTCCTCCTACGTCATCGGGGAGACGATCACTGCCGGCGGGGTCCCGCGCGTCGAGGAGACCCCAGAGGTCTGA
- a CDS encoding phosphocholine cytidylyltransferase family protein, with translation MSSHAGAEGVHAVVLAAGLGSRLQPLTDGTPKTLLAVNGHPILGHILDSLADAGYERVTVVTGYEAEQVRSFCQRDDRLDFEFVHNETFQQTNNSYSLWLARERLREGFVLVNSDTLFPTACLDRLREREGSALVVDRVTDLTDESMKVAVEDGRVRAIGKGIDRADGEFIGLCKFEPDEASALIRCLDNLVERGLTNEWYETAFDRLATDRSIGVVEVHEEWIEIDDREDLRTGQQLWGEA, from the coding sequence ATGAGTTCTCACGCAGGGGCTGAAGGCGTTCACGCAGTAGTGCTCGCCGCGGGGCTCGGCAGTCGGCTCCAGCCGCTTACCGACGGCACGCCGAAGACGCTGCTGGCCGTCAACGGCCATCCCATTCTCGGACACATCCTCGATTCGCTCGCTGACGCCGGCTACGAACGAGTGACCGTCGTCACCGGCTACGAGGCCGAACAGGTCCGCTCGTTCTGCCAGCGCGACGACCGGCTCGACTTCGAGTTCGTCCACAACGAGACGTTTCAGCAGACGAACAACAGCTACTCGCTGTGGCTGGCGCGCGAACGGCTCCGGGAGGGGTTCGTGCTCGTCAACTCCGATACGCTGTTTCCGACCGCCTGCCTCGACAGGCTCCGCGAGCGCGAGGGGTCGGCGCTGGTCGTCGACAGGGTCACCGACCTGACCGACGAGAGCATGAAAGTCGCCGTCGAGGACGGACGGGTCCGCGCGATCGGCAAGGGGATCGACCGCGCCGACGGCGAATTCATCGGGCTCTGTAAGTTCGAGCCCGACGAGGCGTCGGCGCTGATCCGCTGTCTCGATAACCTCGTCGAGCGCGGCCTGACGAACGAGTGGTACGAGACCGCCTTTGACCGGCTGGCGACCGACCGGTCGATCGGCGTCGTCGAAGTCCACGAGGAGTGGATCGAGATCGACGACCGCGAGGACCTCCGGACCGGCCAGCAGCTCTGGGGAGAGGCCTGA
- a CDS encoding response regulator, translating to MREGRRLEPVDILLVEDNPGDVKLTQEAFKEGQIANTLHVVTDGVEALDFLFQRNDHADAPRPDFVLLDLNLPRKNGDEVLEELRSDPDCRDVPVIVLTGSSAQEDVVRSYELAANAYLTKPVDPGEFIKTILATERYWLSVVRLPTDSELE from the coding sequence ATGCGTGAGGGACGGCGGCTCGAACCGGTGGACATCCTGCTCGTCGAGGACAACCCCGGCGACGTCAAACTCACACAAGAGGCGTTCAAGGAGGGACAGATCGCGAACACGCTTCACGTCGTCACCGACGGCGTCGAGGCGCTCGATTTCCTCTTTCAGCGAAACGACCACGCCGACGCGCCCCGTCCCGACTTCGTCCTGCTCGATCTGAACCTCCCGCGCAAGAACGGCGACGAGGTGCTCGAAGAACTCCGGTCCGATCCGGACTGCAGGGACGTTCCGGTCATCGTCCTCACCGGGTCGAGCGCACAGGAAGACGTCGTTCGGTCCTACGAACTCGCCGCGAACGCCTATCTGACGAAACCGGTCGATCCGGGCGAGTTCATCAAGACGATCCTCGCGACCGAGCGCTACTGGCTGTCGGTCGTCCGACTGCCGACCGATTCCGAACTCGAGTGA
- a CDS encoding ATP-binding protein, with translation MSSSLPIEGGNGVIVFVGGVYVLLAIGLTYVQVASNVSFRATPMEIVLLAGPGVVLVYGGYRLTEADVHPDFYPTITRWCLGGCGLMIGLLVLYHVQPGTSVSTSNPIGAVLVALSSVAGYEAGLHNARAKELSRTRDRLDTTVERLRTSNERLERFAYAASHDLQEPLRMVSSYLRLLERRCGSDLNEEGRECLEIAVDGSDRMIAMVDGLLRYSRVTTGDDSFEPVELADTLADARADLRVLIHERGAEITAGTLPVVMGTPGQLEQVFQNLLSNAIHYAGEGPARVHVSAARTGGWWTVTVSDDGTGIEPEYADAIFELFERATTDEEHAGSGIGLALCERIVERHGGEIWVESAPGEGAAFSFTLPAVDGGEENA, from the coding sequence ATGAGTTCCTCCCTGCCCATCGAGGGCGGAAACGGTGTCATCGTGTTCGTCGGGGGTGTTTACGTCCTCCTCGCCATCGGGTTGACGTACGTTCAGGTCGCCTCGAACGTGTCGTTCCGGGCGACGCCGATGGAGATCGTCCTGCTGGCCGGTCCGGGAGTGGTGCTGGTCTACGGTGGGTATCGGCTGACGGAGGCGGACGTCCATCCCGACTTTTACCCGACGATCACGCGCTGGTGTCTCGGCGGGTGTGGCCTGATGATCGGCCTGCTCGTGCTCTATCACGTCCAGCCCGGCACCAGCGTCTCCACGTCGAACCCGATCGGCGCCGTTCTCGTGGCGCTCAGTAGCGTTGCCGGCTACGAGGCAGGGCTGCACAACGCGCGGGCAAAGGAGCTCAGCCGAACGCGCGACCGACTCGATACGACCGTCGAGCGCCTCCGGACCTCCAACGAGCGCCTCGAACGGTTCGCCTACGCGGCCTCCCACGATCTCCAAGAGCCCCTCCGGATGGTGTCGAGCTATCTGCGGTTACTCGAACGCCGCTGTGGCAGTGATCTGAACGAGGAGGGCCGCGAGTGTCTGGAGATCGCCGTCGACGGCTCCGACCGGATGATCGCGATGGTCGACGGGTTGCTCAGGTACTCACGGGTGACGACCGGCGACGACTCCTTCGAACCGGTCGAGTTGGCGGACACGCTGGCGGACGCCCGGGCGGATCTCCGCGTGCTGATCCACGAACGTGGCGCGGAGATCACCGCCGGAACCCTGCCCGTCGTCATGGGGACACCGGGCCAGCTCGAACAGGTGTTCCAGAACCTGCTGTCGAACGCGATCCACTACGCCGGGGAGGGGCCGGCGCGGGTCCACGTCTCGGCCGCGCGGACCGGCGGGTGGTGGACCGTCACCGTCAGCGACGACGGGACGGGGATCGAGCCCGAGTACGCCGACGCGATCTTCGAGTTGTTCGAGCGCGCGACGACCGACGAGGAACACGCCGGTTCGGGGATCGGGCTCGCGCTCTGTGAGCGGATCGTCGAGCGCCACGGCGGCGAGATCTGGGTCGAGTCCGCGCCCGGCGAGGGGGCCGCCTTCTCGTTTACGCTGCCGGCCGTCGACGGGGGCGAGGAGAATGCGTGA
- a CDS encoding TIGR00341 family protein, with amino-acid sequence MRLVRVLVSEAHREDWLDALDDRGIDYVVTSDASNGGEAVLVEFPLPTPAVEAVMDELREAGLGEDYTVITSAETVTTANFAELEERFADEDDSIDRAEIRTRADGMTPDSRTYYGMTLISAIVATAGLLLDSPAIVVGAMVIAPQVGAALTASTGTVLNDREMIARGFRALVAGLVVAILGAAAFGWLVRTTSIVPATLNVTTVTQVTHRISPGMLTVVVGAGAGGAAAFGLATAFPISIVGVMIAAALIPAAAAVGVGIAWGIPSVALGAFVLLIVNAALVTLAAIAVLWWLGYRPADWTDRPLRKRTLPAFGPPLVLLTVLLCLLAGSGAVIAGEIAFENEVNRGVEEVLAQDAYDRVELVDVQTRFADGDLSSGDRRISVVLSRPADVAYPDLPTALAARIEERTGTAVAVEIEYRETVSAGT; translated from the coding sequence ATGCGACTGGTTCGGGTGCTCGTCTCCGAGGCCCACCGCGAGGACTGGCTCGACGCGCTCGACGACCGGGGGATCGACTACGTGGTGACCAGCGACGCCAGCAACGGCGGCGAGGCGGTCCTCGTCGAGTTCCCGCTGCCGACGCCCGCCGTCGAGGCCGTCATGGACGAGCTACGCGAGGCCGGTCTCGGCGAGGACTACACCGTCATCACGAGCGCCGAGACGGTGACGACGGCGAACTTCGCCGAACTCGAGGAGCGCTTTGCCGACGAGGACGACAGCATCGACCGCGCCGAGATCCGCACGCGGGCCGACGGCATGACGCCCGACTCCCGCACCTACTACGGGATGACGCTGATCAGCGCGATCGTCGCGACCGCCGGCCTGCTGCTCGATTCGCCGGCGATCGTCGTCGGCGCGATGGTGATCGCCCCGCAGGTCGGTGCGGCTCTGACCGCGAGCACCGGGACCGTCCTCAACGATCGGGAGATGATCGCGCGGGGCTTTCGGGCGCTCGTGGCGGGGCTGGTCGTCGCGATCCTGGGGGCGGCGGCGTTTGGCTGGCTCGTCCGCACCACCTCGATCGTGCCCGCGACCCTGAACGTCACTACCGTGACGCAGGTCACCCACCGGATCTCGCCCGGCATGCTGACGGTCGTCGTCGGGGCCGGTGCGGGCGGGGCCGCGGCGTTCGGGCTGGCGACGGCCTTCCCGATCTCGATCGTCGGCGTCATGATCGCGGCGGCGCTGATTCCGGCGGCGGCCGCCGTCGGCGTCGGCATCGCCTGGGGGATCCCGTCGGTCGCACTCGGGGCGTTCGTCCTCCTGATCGTCAACGCCGCACTCGTCACCCTCGCGGCCATCGCCGTCCTCTGGTGGCTCGGATATCGCCCCGCCGACTGGACCGACCGGCCGCTCCGAAAGCGCACGCTGCCCGCGTTCGGTCCCCCACTGGTCCTGCTTACCGTCCTCCTCTGTCTTCTGGCCGGATCGGGGGCCGTCATCGCCGGCGAGATCGCCTTCGAGAACGAGGTCAACCGCGGGGTCGAGGAGGTCCTCGCCCAGGACGCCTACGACCGGGTCGAACTCGTCGACGTCCAGACACGCTTTGCAGACGGCGACCTCTCGTCGGGCGACCGACGGATCTCGGTCGTACTGAGCCGCCCAGCAGACGTGGCCTACCCGGACCTCCCGACGGCCCTCGCTGCGCGGATCGAGGAACGGACGGGGACGGCCGTCGCCGTCGAGATCGAGTACCGCGAGACGGTCTCGGCGGGGACGTGA
- a CDS encoding acyl-CoA dehydrogenase family protein, which yields MAFTLSGEHRAIRDAVREFGEEEIAPVAREHDERKEYPADLIEEAARYDLVAPNIPEEYGGPGMDILSSAIVTEELWRADPGIGSAIGSRGFGSNMILEFGDEWMKSEWLTAIASGESACASAISEPAHGSNVAGMETRAERDGDEWVIDGNKMWITNGTVADVAVVMAKTDPDAGKRGITAFLVPTDTEGFRAEKIDNKLGIRASDLAELLLDDVHVPEENVIGEVNEGFYQLMNFFGSGRVSVAAQAVGAAQGALDAALEYAGEREQFDRKIAEFQAIEHKLAEMATNVEAARSLTYRAASEVTDGDQRTAMKFASMAKLFASEHAVDVADESIQVHGGAGYVTDHAAERYYRDARITKIYEGTSEIQKNIIADGLL from the coding sequence ATGGCATTCACGCTGTCGGGCGAACACCGGGCGATCCGCGATGCGGTACGGGAGTTCGGGGAGGAGGAGATCGCACCCGTCGCACGCGAACACGACGAACGAAAGGAGTATCCCGCCGATCTGATCGAGGAGGCGGCCCGATACGATCTGGTCGCGCCGAACATCCCCGAAGAGTACGGCGGGCCGGGGATGGACATCCTTTCGAGTGCGATCGTCACCGAGGAGCTCTGGCGGGCCGATCCGGGGATCGGGAGCGCGATCGGCTCTCGAGGGTTCGGCTCGAACATGATCCTCGAGTTCGGCGACGAGTGGATGAAATCCGAGTGGCTCACCGCGATCGCGAGCGGTGAGTCGGCGTGTGCGAGCGCGATCTCCGAGCCCGCCCACGGGTCGAACGTCGCGGGCATGGAGACGCGCGCGGAACGGGACGGCGACGAGTGGGTCATCGACGGCAACAAGATGTGGATCACCAACGGAACCGTCGCCGACGTCGCGGTCGTGATGGCGAAAACCGATCCCGACGCCGGCAAACGGGGGATTACGGCGTTTCTCGTCCCCACAGACACCGAGGGCTTTCGCGCCGAGAAGATCGACAACAAGCTCGGGATCCGTGCCTCTGACCTCGCCGAACTGCTCCTCGACGACGTGCACGTTCCCGAGGAGAACGTCATCGGCGAGGTCAACGAGGGCTTTTACCAGCTCATGAACTTCTTCGGGTCCGGGCGGGTCAGCGTCGCCGCACAGGCCGTGGGTGCGGCCCAGGGCGCACTCGACGCCGCCCTCGAGTACGCGGGCGAGCGCGAGCAGTTCGACCGGAAGATCGCGGAGTTCCAGGCGATCGAGCACAAACTCGCGGAGATGGCCACGAACGTCGAGGCCGCCCGCTCGCTGACCTATCGGGCTGCAAGCGAGGTCACGGACGGCGATCAGCGCACGGCGATGAAGTTCGCGAGCATGGCAAAGCTCTTTGCGAGCGAGCACGCCGTCGACGTGGCTGACGAGTCGATCCAGGTCCACGGCGGGGCGGGCTACGTCACCGATCACGCCGCAGAACGCTACTACCGGGACGCTCGGATCACCAAGATCTACGAAGGGACCAGCGAGATCCAGAAGAACATCATCGCCGACGGGCTACTGTAA
- a CDS encoding acyl-CoA dehydrogenase family protein, producing the protein MEYDDTRRAREFASRTREFLEEEVIPVEREVLGSGPASEEQLETLREAARERELYAPHLPEEYGGQGLSYRDMLPVFEAAGRSLLGPAALRVDAPDEGNMHTLELFGTDEQKGEWLEPLVAGEARSGFSMTEPIQGGGSDPKMLETEAEKEGDEWILDGHKWWTTQGSEADVLIVMARTDPEAHPYAGCSLFLVPSDTEGVEIVRDIPHVGGEVTGMSHAEIRYDGVRIPEENLLGERNEGFSHAQQRLGPARLTHCMRYSGMAERALDVTKAYVSEREAFGESLGEKQSVRFTIAEAETNLHAARTMVRHAAREIDSGGEARIPVSMAKVFAANTVQDVIDDCLQLCGANGIGKDLPIADFYENVRQFRLVDGADEVHKRVIAREALNDMDPREIEAITRYEG; encoded by the coding sequence ATGGAGTACGACGACACACGGCGCGCACGCGAGTTCGCCAGCCGGACCCGCGAGTTTCTCGAGGAAGAAGTGATCCCCGTCGAACGGGAGGTTCTGGGGAGCGGCCCGGCTTCGGAGGAGCAACTCGAAACGCTGCGCGAGGCCGCCCGCGAGCGCGAACTGTATGCCCCGCACCTCCCCGAGGAGTACGGGGGACAGGGCCTGAGCTACCGCGATATGTTACCCGTCTTCGAGGCCGCCGGCCGGAGCCTGCTGGGACCGGCCGCCCTCAGGGTCGACGCCCCGGACGAGGGCAACATGCACACCCTCGAACTGTTCGGAACCGACGAACAGAAAGGCGAATGGTTGGAACCGCTCGTTGCCGGGGAAGCTCGTTCAGGATTCTCGATGACTGAGCCGATCCAGGGGGGCGGGTCGGACCCGAAGATGCTCGAAACCGAGGCGGAAAAGGAGGGTGACGAGTGGATCCTCGACGGGCACAAGTGGTGGACGACGCAGGGATCGGAGGCCGACGTGCTGATCGTGATGGCGCGCACGGACCCGGAGGCCCATCCCTACGCCGGCTGTTCGCTCTTTCTCGTCCCGAGCGACACCGAGGGGGTCGAAATCGTCCGTGACATCCCCCATGTGGGTGGCGAAGTCACGGGGATGAGTCACGCCGAAATCCGCTACGACGGGGTTCGGATCCCCGAGGAGAACCTGCTCGGCGAGCGCAACGAGGGCTTTTCCCACGCCCAACAGCGCCTCGGCCCCGCGCGTCTCACCCACTGCATGCGCTATTCGGGAATGGCCGAACGCGCACTCGACGTGACGAAGGCCTACGTCAGCGAGCGCGAGGCCTTCGGGGAATCGCTCGGCGAGAAACAGTCGGTTCGCTTTACGATCGCCGAAGCGGAGACGAACCTGCACGCCGCCCGGACGATGGTGCGCCACGCTGCCCGCGAGATCGATTCGGGCGGCGAGGCCCGGATCCCCGTCTCGATGGCGAAGGTCTTTGCGGCGAACACGGTCCAGGACGTGATCGACGACTGTCTCCAACTGTGTGGTGCAAACGGCATCGGCAAGGACCTCCCGATCGCCGACTTCTACGAGAACGTCCGGCAGTTCCGACTGGTCGACGGGGCCGACGAGGTCCACAAGCGCGTGATCGCCCGCGAGGCCCTCAACGACATGGACCCACGGGAGATCGAGGCGATCACGCGCTACGAAGGGTAA
- a CDS encoding UbiA family prenyltransferase gives MVFARHGEGVGGDLAALLSQVHPVFMLPPIAASWFGSMLAGEFSLALGAVHMTAIFAAVYTAHLKDGYVDFYLRGEDSDHPLSEPGCKRALAGASALFFVCLAALWYPVDAWAALLTLPTWLIAYHHAPQLDTNPITTTTGYPAGIALAILGGFYVQVGTLEPIALAFSLVFLVLLSGVKVIDDGQDYEYDRSIEKRTVAVALGPARARSAAYGLMVLALALVVGFALLRVFPPETTLAVLAFGVVAAISRRADPEVATMLLVRGAYVFLALLLAAVWFRPL, from the coding sequence ATGGTCTTCGCACGCCACGGGGAGGGTGTCGGTGGGGATCTCGCGGCGCTTCTCTCGCAGGTCCACCCCGTGTTCATGCTGCCGCCGATCGCCGCCTCGTGGTTCGGGAGCATGCTCGCCGGGGAGTTCTCGCTTGCGCTCGGGGCCGTGCACATGACGGCGATCTTCGCCGCGGTCTACACCGCCCACCTCAAGGACGGCTACGTCGACTTCTACCTCCGGGGCGAGGACTCGGACCACCCGCTCTCCGAACCGGGCTGTAAGCGCGCGCTTGCCGGGGCCTCGGCCCTGTTTTTCGTCTGTCTCGCGGCGCTGTGGTACCCCGTCGACGCGTGGGCCGCACTCCTCACGCTGCCGACGTGGCTCATCGCCTATCATCACGCTCCACAGCTGGATACGAACCCGATAACGACGACCACGGGCTACCCGGCGGGGATCGCGCTGGCCATCCTCGGCGGCTTTTACGTCCAAGTCGGTACCCTCGAACCGATCGCGCTGGCCTTCTCGCTGGTCTTTCTGGTCTTGCTCTCGGGTGTGAAAGTCATCGACGACGGGCAGGATTACGAGTACGACCGCTCGATCGAGAAACGGACCGTGGCCGTCGCGCTCGGTCCCGCACGCGCCCGGAGCGCCGCTTACGGGCTGATGGTCCTCGCGCTGGCGCTGGTGGTCGGCTTCGCCCTCCTGCGGGTGTTTCCGCCCGAGACGACGCTTGCCGTCCTTGCCTTTGGCGTCGTCGCGGCCATCTCCCGGCGGGCCGATCCGGAGGTCGCGACCATGCTGCTCGTCCGCGGGGCGTACGTCTTTCTCGCGCTCCTCCTTGCTGCCGTGTGGTTTCGGCCGCTGTAG
- a CDS encoding Lrp/AsnC family transcriptional regulator: MSERPPDWEFKERDIVILRELSANPQISSRQLTEVLANDHDIDVSHVTVSESIRKMRQQGVFRETIVPNEEYFIFGLFEFRFNPENFAEGWRDAMEYIREDRHTLFYFLSDGEYQWKSVMMFPDRRSESQWIHEFYKAHGGVIDNIRNSVIHNVLKFRTDPELLNDLSETGE; the protein is encoded by the coding sequence ATGTCGGAACGCCCCCCGGACTGGGAGTTCAAGGAACGCGATATCGTCATTCTCAGGGAGCTCTCGGCGAACCCACAGATCTCCTCGCGACAGCTCACCGAGGTCCTAGCGAACGACCACGACATCGACGTCTCGCACGTAACCGTCAGCGAATCGATCCGGAAGATGCGCCAACAGGGCGTCTTCCGCGAGACGATCGTCCCGAACGAGGAGTACTTCATCTTCGGCCTGTTCGAGTTCCGGTTCAACCCCGAGAACTTCGCCGAGGGCTGGCGCGACGCCATGGAGTACATCCGCGAGGACCGACACACGCTCTTTTATTTTCTTTCGGACGGCGAGTACCAGTGGAAGTCGGTGATGATGTTTCCCGACCGGCGCTCGGAATCGCAGTGGATCCACGAGTTCTACAAGGCCCACGGCGGGGTCATCGACAACATCCGGAACTCGGTCATCCACAACGTCCTCAAGTTCCGTACCGATCCCGAACTCCTGAACGACCTCTCGGAAACGGGCGAGTAG
- a CDS encoding MBL fold metallo-hydrolase, whose product MHAIALGNEEFEGKNNAYLLEGEPVTLLDTGIATDRTREQLREELAERGIDFSDIDQVILTHFHPDHAGLAGKIQRESGATVYAHAADAPLIEQRAEALAELDERRRELFNQWGMPDAEREELLAFLDSHQEIMGQPADVTRISEGDRIETGEMALETLHTPGHAAGLCCFAFEGDGPEAFVGDAVLPVYTPNVGGADVRIDAPLERYVDSLRTLIERDFERVWPGHRDVIDEPAERARYIVSHHRERTERVLGVLEDGPADAWTVSAELFGDLEGIHVMHGPGEAFAHLDHLERAGHVEREDAEYVLTTEPDLETLLALP is encoded by the coding sequence ATGCACGCCATCGCGCTCGGCAACGAGGAGTTCGAGGGCAAGAACAACGCCTATCTCCTGGAGGGCGAGCCCGTCACCCTGCTGGATACGGGGATCGCGACCGACCGCACCCGCGAACAGCTCCGTGAGGAGCTCGCCGAGCGTGGGATCGACTTTTCGGACATCGATCAGGTAATCCTCACGCACTTTCACCCCGACCACGCCGGGTTAGCGGGGAAGATCCAGCGCGAAAGCGGCGCGACGGTCTACGCCCACGCCGCCGACGCCCCGCTGATCGAACAGCGCGCCGAGGCGCTCGCCGAGTTGGACGAGCGCCGCCGGGAGCTGTTCAACCAGTGGGGGATGCCCGACGCCGAGCGCGAGGAGCTGCTTGCCTTCCTCGACAGCCATCAGGAGATCATGGGCCAGCCCGCGGACGTCACGCGAATCTCCGAGGGCGACCGGATCGAGACCGGCGAGATGGCCCTCGAAACGCTGCATACGCCCGGCCACGCCGCCGGGCTCTGCTGTTTCGCATTCGAGGGCGACGGTCCCGAAGCCTTCGTCGGCGATGCAGTTCTGCCGGTCTACACCCCGAACGTCGGCGGGGCTGACGTCCGGATCGACGCTCCCCTGGAACGATACGTCGACTCCCTTCGGACCCTGATCGAACGCGACTTCGAGCGGGTCTGGCCGGGCCACCGCGACGTCATCGACGAGCCGGCCGAGCGCGCGCGCTACATCGTGTCCCATCACCGCGAGCGGACCGAGCGTGTCCTCGGGGTACTCGAAGACGGTCCCGCGGACGCCTGGACGGTCAGCGCCGAGCTGTTCGGCGATCTGGAGGGGATCCACGTTATGCACGGGCCGGGCGAGGCGTTCGCACACTTGGACCACCTCGAACGCGCCGGTCACGTCGAGCGCGAGGACGCGGAATACGTCCTCACCACGGAGCCGGACCTCGAAACACTGCTCGCGCTGCCCTGA
- a CDS encoding phosphotransferase family protein — protein sequence MTDANETYFERLVDEEALADYLEGELGPVEEYSVSHHQEGHSNETLFVTWGEGELVIRRPPPGETADTAHDVLREYRVMDALQGTDVPLPDTLLACKDHDVIGSDFYVMSRVDGDVLREHEPERFADHREEIGGELVDSLVAIHEVDPEEVGLGEFGRPAGYTDRQVERWGTQIEWATEVTSEEREVRTLKEVGDWLEANKPNSHPHTLVHGDYKLDNVLFAPGTPPDLVAVLDWEMSTLGDPLADLGWMLSYWRDPKDPEPAIPELTARFMEREGYSTREELVDRYESRTGFEFEHEQFYRALAVYKLAALGEMFFRRYLEGNSDDPMYPKMRERVPALATRAERIIEGEEPL from the coding sequence ATGACCGATGCGAACGAGACGTACTTCGAGCGCCTCGTCGACGAGGAGGCGCTTGCCGACTATCTCGAAGGCGAACTCGGCCCCGTCGAGGAGTACTCGGTCTCCCACCATCAGGAGGGACACTCCAACGAGACGCTGTTCGTGACGTGGGGCGAAGGAGAGTTAGTAATCCGTCGCCCGCCGCCGGGCGAGACCGCCGACACCGCCCACGACGTGCTCCGGGAGTACCGGGTGATGGACGCGCTGCAGGGGACTGACGTCCCGCTTCCCGACACCCTGCTCGCCTGCAAGGACCACGACGTGATCGGCAGTGACTTCTACGTGATGAGTCGGGTCGACGGCGACGTTCTCAGGGAGCACGAACCCGAGCGGTTCGCCGATCACAGGGAAGAGATCGGCGGTGAACTCGTCGATTCGCTCGTCGCTATCCACGAAGTCGACCCGGAGGAGGTGGGGTTGGGCGAGTTCGGCCGACCCGCGGGCTACACCGATCGGCAGGTCGAACGGTGGGGCACACAGATCGAGTGGGCCACCGAGGTCACGAGCGAGGAACGGGAGGTCCGGACGCTCAAGGAGGTCGGCGACTGGTTGGAAGCGAACAAACCGAACTCGCACCCACACACGCTGGTCCACGGCGATTACAAGCTCGATAACGTGCTGTTCGCGCCCGGGACGCCGCCGGATCTGGTAGCGGTCCTCGACTGGGAGATGAGTACGCTGGGGGACCCGCTCGCGGATCTGGGTTGGATGCTCTCCTACTGGCGCGACCCGAAGGACCCCGAGCCGGCGATCCCCGAGCTCACCGCCCGGTTCATGGAGCGGGAGGGCTATTCCACCCGCGAGGAGTTGGTCGACCGATACGAGTCACGAACTGGATTCGAGTTCGAGCACGAGCAGTTCTACCGCGCGCTCGCTGTGTACAAACTCGCCGCGCTCGGCGAGATGTTCTTCCGGCGGTATCTGGAGGGGAACTCCGACGACCCGATGTATCCGAAGATGCGTGAGCGCGTCCCGGCGCTGGCGACACGAGCCGAACGGATCATCGAGGGCGAGGAGCCGCTGTAA